The following proteins are co-located in the Brachybacterium sacelli genome:
- a CDS encoding triose-phosphate isomerase produces MIRPLTAPFFEIGPKNLLRRRALEELALAAGAAASRHGITVVLTVPSVMVAPVADLHSGVLVFAQSMDVDEMGPSVGRVTVEALVDAGADGVMLNHDAAPLDEGTLAAAVRRARSIGLRTIVVAGTHAEALHAAALGPTAVLLEPSELIGTVGAGERTWIPSVNQALHQVDPQILAMHAGGVGSPEAARSIMASGADGTGSTSGVLAATDPLRAAAAFIAAAKEGWESTPFEDSTRSES; encoded by the coding sequence GTGATCCGGCCCCTGACGGCTCCGTTCTTCGAGATCGGTCCGAAGAATCTGCTCCGACGCAGAGCACTGGAGGAACTGGCTCTCGCGGCTGGAGCGGCTGCGAGCCGACACGGCATCACCGTTGTCCTCACGGTGCCCAGTGTGATGGTCGCCCCCGTCGCCGACCTGCATTCGGGGGTGCTCGTCTTCGCGCAGAGCATGGATGTCGACGAGATGGGGCCCTCCGTCGGCCGGGTGACAGTGGAGGCACTCGTCGATGCCGGTGCGGACGGCGTCATGCTCAACCACGACGCGGCCCCTCTCGACGAGGGGACCCTGGCGGCCGCTGTGCGGCGAGCCCGGTCGATCGGACTGAGGACGATCGTTGTGGCCGGCACCCATGCCGAAGCCCTTCACGCCGCCGCACTCGGACCGACCGCCGTGCTTCTCGAGCCGTCCGAGCTCATCGGCACGGTCGGCGCGGGTGAGCGGACATGGATCCCCTCGGTGAACCAGGCCCTGCACCAGGTGGACCCCCAGATTCTCGCGATGCATGCTGGGGGCGTCGGAAGCCCCGAGGCCGCGCGATCGATCATGGCCTCTGGAGCGGACGGCACCGGATCCACCAGCGGCGTGCTCGCCGCGACAGACCCCCTCCGTGCGGCGGCGGCATTCATCGCTGCTGCCAAGGAGGGCTGGGAAAGCACACCATTCGAAGACAGCACGAGGAGTGAATCATGA
- a CDS encoding sugar phosphate isomerase/epimerase family protein, whose translation MPGDSLTEKAEKLARWGYEAIAVFEPLETWNDASSAELVDLEGRTGVKPVEFVLQDEVYGKAMSLDPALREQCRDMYRRSAEVCAEIGAVMEIEYEYGSQDPLPLFDPYQQLTADQRDAFVAFYRELLIHVEGSRARVLLEPINRYESRYLNCVIDNLAVIEEAAHPQAGLLPDLFHLSIEEGDPAASLRGAGDQVAHVHLGDSNRLLPGSGHLDWPSIIEALRDIRYDGYLNLECSTEGDPEKSLPATARFLRDLL comes from the coding sequence GAGGCGATCGCGGTCTTCGAGCCTCTCGAGACCTGGAACGACGCCTCATCTGCCGAACTCGTCGACCTCGAGGGGCGCACCGGAGTGAAGCCCGTGGAGTTCGTCCTGCAGGACGAGGTGTACGGAAAGGCCATGTCCCTCGATCCAGCACTGCGCGAACAGTGCCGTGACATGTACCGACGGTCGGCCGAGGTATGCGCTGAGATCGGTGCCGTCATGGAGATCGAGTACGAGTACGGATCGCAGGATCCGTTGCCGCTGTTCGACCCGTATCAGCAGCTGACCGCCGACCAGCGTGACGCGTTCGTGGCCTTCTACCGGGAGCTCCTGATCCATGTCGAAGGATCACGGGCCCGCGTGCTGCTCGAGCCGATCAACCGCTACGAGAGCCGTTACCTCAACTGCGTCATTGACAATCTCGCCGTGATCGAGGAGGCGGCCCACCCCCAGGCCGGCCTGCTGCCGGACCTGTTCCACCTGTCCATCGAGGAGGGCGACCCGGCCGCTTCACTGCGAGGGGCCGGTGACCAGGTCGCCCACGTGCATCTCGGGGACAGCAACCGACTGCTCCCGGGCAGCGGCCATCTGGACTGGCCGAGCATCATCGAGGCCCTGCGTGACATCCGGTACGACGGATACCTCAACCTGGAGTGCTCGACGGAGGGGGACCCGGAGAAGTCCTTGCCCGCCACCGCGAGATTCCTGCGAGACCTGCTGTGA